TCGTCGAAGTCGCTGGGGTCGTCGGGTTTCAGGTCCGAGAGCATCCCCGACTCGCCCCGCTCCCGGTCCTCGTGACCGGCGATGTTCAGCGGGATGTCGTCGTTTTCGTTTCGATTCTCCTTTGGAGAATCGTCGCTCACGGCGTTGCCGTTCGCGTCTGGAGATTCCTCTGGAATCTCGTTGCTCGCGGCTTCGTCGTCGTCTCGCGGCTCCGCCGCTCGACTGTCCGCGGAACTCCGTTCCGCGCTATTCGCATCTCGATGCTCCTTCGGAACATCGCTAGTCATCCGCAGGCACCTCCTGCTCCCCGTCCAACCGAATACCCGTCACGCTGCTCACGTTGTCGCCCTGCATCGTCACCCCGATTGCGCGCTCCGAACGGTCGAGCATCGCGGAGCGATGCGAGACCACGACGAACTGGGCGTCGCCCGCGAGTTCGTCCACCATCTCGCCCACGCGTTCGGCGTTCACGGCGTCGAGGAAGGCGTCCACCTCGTCCAGCGCGTAGAACGGCGCGGGGTTGTAGCGCTGGATGGCGAAGATGAACGCCAGCGCGGTCAACGACTTCTCCCCGCCGCTCATCGCATCGAGACGTTGGACGGGTTTGTCTGCCGGTTGCGCCTTCATCGTCAGACCGCCGTCGAACGGGTCGTCCTCGTCTTCGAGGAACAGTTCGCCCGACCCGGCCGACAGGCGCGTGAAGATGTCTTGGAAATGGTCGTCGATGGCGTCGAACGCCTCCATGAACGTCTCCTTCTTCTGGGCTTCGTAGGAGTCGATGCGCTCCCGGATGCCGTCCCGTTCCTCCACCAGCGTCGCCTTGCGCTCCTTGAGGTCGTCCAACTCGTCGTCGACTTCGTCGTACTCGTCGATGGCGAGCATGTTGACGGGTTCGAGCGCCTCCATCGACCGCGTGAGTCGGTCGATGTTCTCCTGCACCTCGTCGTGATTCGGCACGTCCTCGGGGTCGTACTCGCCGACCTCCTCGCGGAGTTCGGCGACCTCCTCTTCGAGCCGATTTGCGCTTCGTTGGAGGCTTTCGAGGCGGTTCTCGACGGCTTCGACCTTCGACTGCTGTGAGTCGCGCTCGGACTTCGCCTCCTGCAGTTCCTCCTTCTGCTCGGCGCGCTCCTCCTTGAGTTCGGAGAGTTCCTCTTCGAGTTCGGAGACCGCTTCGCGCTTCGCTTCGAGGGTTCCTTCTTTCTCCTCGATGTCCGCTTCGAATTCCGCGATGCGCTCTTCCTGCTCTGCCTTGCGATTCTGCGCGGATTCCACGTCGTCGTGGAGGTCGTCGATGGCGTCCTCGGCGTACTGCTTTTCGAGTTGCAGTTCGTTGAGTTTGCCGTCGAGTTCATCCATCCGGTCGGAAAGCGAATCGATTTCGGCCTGTACCTCGTCGGCCCGGCTCGTCAACTCCGGAATCTGTGAATCCGCGAGTTCGCTCTCCAACTCCGAGATGTCGTCCTCGATGTCCGCGATGGTCTCGTCGTGATCGGACACCTCAGCGTCGAGTTCCTCCATTCGCTCGGTTACGTCCTCGCGCTCCTCCTGTAGTTCATCGATTTCCGACTGGAGCGAACCGATGCGCTCCTCGATGGATTCGAGTTCGGATTCCTTCTGCTCGATGTCGTTCTCGATGGTTCGGACCTGGTCGGTCGCGTCCGTCTGCCGGTCGCGGGCGTCGTCCAACCGCTCCTCGACGTCGTTGATCGAACTCCGGATGGACTGACGTTCGTCCTCCAACTCGTTGATTTTCCGCGCCACGCGCTCGATTTTCCCCTTTCCGGAGGCCGAAAAGGAGTACCGCGACCCGCTGGTCGAACCGCCGGTCATCGCCCCGCTCTTCTCCACGAGTTCGCCCGAGAGCGTGACGAGGCGGAAGTCGCCCATCAGGTCGCGGGCGGTTTCCATGTCCTCCACGACGAGCGTGTCGCCGACGACGTAGGAGAACACCGACGCGTACTGCGAATCGAAGTCGATGAGGTTGTACGCGAAATCGACCACCCCTGGCGTGTTCGGCACGGATGGAAGACGGCGCTTGTTCATCTTCGAAATCGGCAGGAACGTCGCCCGTCCGGCGTTTCGCTGTTTCAGGTACTCGATACAGCGCTGCCCGACGCTGTCGTCGTCGACGACGACCTGCGCCAGTCGACCACCGGCGGCCGTCTCACACGCCGTCGCGTACTGCTGGTCCACGCTGCCGAGTTGGGCGACCGCCCCGTGAACGCCGTCCTGCCCGCTGTTCAGAATCGTGGAGACGGCGCGGCCGAACGAGGAATCACCGCTCTCGTTCGCCCGTGCGTCGAGTTTCGCGTACTCCTGCTGTTTCGACTGAATTTTCCCCTCGACCGAATCCAAATCCGACTGGAGTTCGGACTTTTCGTCCTTGAGGTCCGACACCACGTCCTCTATCTGCCCGGCGTTCCGTTCGGCCTTCGTCAGTTCGTCGGCCAAATCGCCGAGTTCGGTTTCGAGTTGGGGGATTCGGTCGCGCGCTTCGGCGAGTTCGTTCTGTTTCTCGTTGACCGCGTCGGAACGTCGTCGCGCCTCGTCCAGCAGTCGGTCCTTCTCGCGCTGACGCTCGTTCTTCTCTCCCTTCTCGGCTTCGAGCGCGTCCTTCTTCTCGGCGAGGTTGGCTTTCACCTCGTCGTACTCGGTGTCGACGTTCTCGATCTCCTCCTCGATCTCGGCGAGTTTCGACTCCTTCGTGCCGATCTCACCCTTGACCGAGGCCTTCTCGATTTTGATGTCGCGGATGTCGCCGTTCA
The genomic region above belongs to Haladaptatus sp. R4 and contains:
- the smc gene encoding chromosome segregation protein SMC, encoding MHIKTLVLDKFKSFGRKTEIPFYEDFTVVTGPNGSGKSNIIDSVLFALGLARTRGIRAEKLTDLIYNPGHDGDEGTSNGPLEASVEVILDNSDGTLDRAQVVNAAGTDNVGDVDEITIKRRVKQTEDNYYSYYYLNGRSVNLSDIQDLLAQAGVTPEGYNVVMQGDVTGIINMTPFERREIIDEIAGVAEFDAKRDAALEELEVVKDRVEEAELRIEEKEDRLDQLRDERETALEYQGLREEKEEYEGYLKAAELEEKRSDLDATRADIDSRKEELVTLQRDLDEKQGKVVRLEDKLEELNAEIERKGEDEQLAIKSEIEEVKGDISRLEDKTETAEEKISDAESRRRQAFVEIDRKQETVDELNGDIRDIKIEKASVKGEIGTKESKLAEIEEEIENVDTEYDEVKANLAEKKDALEAEKGEKNERQREKDRLLDEARRRSDAVNEKQNELAEARDRIPQLETELGDLADELTKAERNAGQIEDVVSDLKDEKSELQSDLDSVEGKIQSKQQEYAKLDARANESGDSSFGRAVSTILNSGQDGVHGAVAQLGSVDQQYATACETAAGGRLAQVVVDDDSVGQRCIEYLKQRNAGRATFLPISKMNKRRLPSVPNTPGVVDFAYNLIDFDSQYASVFSYVVGDTLVVEDMETARDLMGDFRLVTLSGELVEKSGAMTGGSTSGSRYSFSASGKGKIERVARKINELEDERQSIRSSINDVEERLDDARDRQTDATDQVRTIENDIEQKESELESIEERIGSLQSEIDELQEEREDVTERMEELDAEVSDHDETIADIEDDISELESELADSQIPELTSRADEVQAEIDSLSDRMDELDGKLNELQLEKQYAEDAIDDLHDDVESAQNRKAEQEERIAEFEADIEEKEGTLEAKREAVSELEEELSELKEERAEQKEELQEAKSERDSQQSKVEAVENRLESLQRSANRLEEEVAELREEVGEYDPEDVPNHDEVQENIDRLTRSMEALEPVNMLAIDEYDEVDDELDDLKERKATLVEERDGIRERIDSYEAQKKETFMEAFDAIDDHFQDIFTRLSAGSGELFLEDEDDPFDGGLTMKAQPADKPVQRLDAMSGGEKSLTALAFIFAIQRYNPAPFYALDEVDAFLDAVNAERVGEMVDELAGDAQFVVVSHRSAMLDRSERAIGVTMQGDNVSSVTGIRLDGEQEVPADD